In Amaranthus tricolor cultivar Red isolate AtriRed21 chromosome 3, ASM2621246v1, whole genome shotgun sequence, a single window of DNA contains:
- the LOC130807270 gene encoding indole-3-acetic acid-amido synthetase GH3.5-like, translated as MPEAPKETTMDEKNKKVLNLIEEVTENADEIQRKVLNEILSRNSNVEYLQRHGLNGATDRDSFKKLIPVIKYEDIEPDITRIANGDKSPILSSHPISEFLTSSGTSGGERKLMPTIEEDLDRRSMLYSLLMPVMSQFVPDLDQGKGMYFLFIKSEAKTPGGLLARPVLTSYYKSSHFTNPPFESYTKYTSPNETILCLDSYQSMYSQMLCGLYQHKEVLRVGAVFASGFIRAIKFLEKHWALLAHDIRVGSLNPQITDPSVRDAVGRIVKPDPQLADFIESECSKESWQGIIPRLWPNTKYIDVIVTGTMAQYIPTLDYYSNGLPLVCTMYGSSECYFGLNLNPICKPSEVTYTLIPTMGYFEFLPVQRNINGVTNSISMPKSLTEKEQQDLVELTDVKLGHEYELVITTYAGLYRYRVGDILRVAGFKNKAPQFSFVCRKNVVLSIDSDKTDEVELQNAVKNGVTHLQPFDTILVEYTSYADTTTIPGHYVLFWELSQNVSMKIPSSVFEDCCLAVEESLNSVYRQGRASDSIGPLEIKIVENGTFDKLMDFAISLGASINQYKTPRCVKYAPIVELLNSRVVSSYLSPKCPKYVSGQQWFNGNE; from the exons ATGCCTGAAGCACCCAAAGAAACTACCATGGatgaaaagaacaagaaagTTCTTAACTTGATAGAAGAAGTAACAGAAAATGCTGATGAAATTCAAAGGAAGGTTCTAAATGAAATATTAAGTAGAAACTCTAATGTAGAATACCTTCAAAGACATGGTCTTAATGGTGCTACTGACAGAGATTCCTTCAAAAAATTAATCCCTGTTATTAAATATGAAGATATTGAACCTGATATTACTCGTATTGCTAATGGTGATAAATCTCCTATTCTTTCCTCTCACCCCATCTCTGAATTCCTTACTAG TTCAGGAACATCAGGAGGAGAAAGAAAATTGATGCCAACAATTGAAGAGGATTTAGACAGAAGATCTATGTTATACAGTTTACTTATGCCAGTAATGAGTCAATTTGTACCTGATTTAGACCAAGGAAAAGGGATGTATTTCTTGTTCATAAAATCTGAAGCTAAGACCCCAGGTGGGCTTTTAGCCCGGCCTGTTTTAACCAGCTATTATAAAAGCTCACATTTCACAAACCCCCCATTTGAATCGTACACCAAATACACTAGCCCAAATGAAACCATCCTTTGCCTTGACTCTTACCAATCCATGTACTCACAAATGCTCTGTGGCCTTTACCAACATAAAGAGGTTCTCCGGGTCGGGGCGGTTTTTGCCTCGGGCTTTATCCGGGCCATCAAGTTTCTCGAAAAACATTGGGCTTTACTAGCACACGATATCCGGGTCGGGTCATTAAATCCACAAATAACCGACCCGTCCGTCCGCGATGCTGTGGGTCGAATTGTTAAACCTGACCCTCAGCTTGCGGATTTTATCGAATCGGAATGTAGCAAGGAGTCATGGCAAGGGATAATTCCTAGGCTTTGGCCTAACACAAAGTACATAGACGTTATTGTGACAGGGACCATGGCACAATATATTCCAACACTTGATTATTATAGTAATGGGTTACCCCTTGTGTGTACTATGTATGGGTCTTCTGAATGTTACTTTGGTCTAAATTTAAACCCAATTTGTAAACCTAGTGAAGTAACATATACACTTATTCCTACCATGGGTTACTTTGAGTTTTTACCGGTTCAACGCAACATTAATGGTGTTACAAATTCAATTTCCATGCCTAAATCTCTTACTGAGAAAGAACAGCAAGATCTTGTTGAACTTACTGATGTCAAACTTGGCCATGAGTATGAGCTCGTCATCACTACTTATGCAG GTCTATACAGGTACAGGGTAGGTGACATTTTAAGGGTGGCAGGTTTTAAAAACAAGGCACCCCAATTTAGCTTTGTATGCCGGAAAAACGTTGTTCTAAGCATAGATTCCGATAAGACCGACGAGGTCGAGCTCCAAAACGCAGTGAAAAATGGGGTAACCCATTTGCAGCCATTCGACACGATTTTGGTGGAGTACACAAGTTACGCCGATACCACAACGATACCAGGCCATTATGTGCTCTTCTGGGAATTAAGCCAAAATGTTTCCATGAAGATTCCCTCCTCGGTTTTCGAGGATTGTTGTTTGGCAGTTGAAGAGTCACTTAACTCGGTTTATCGACAAGGAAGAGCATCAGACTCAATTGGACCATTGGAGATTAAGATTGTTGAAAATGGTACCTTCGATAAGTTAATGGATTTTGCCATTAGTTTAGGGGCATCCATTAATCAATATAAGACTCCTAGGTGTGTGAAATATGCACCCATTGTAGAGTTGTTGAATTCAAGAGTGGTTTCAAGTTATTTGAGTCCGAAATGTCCTAAATATGTTTCGGGTCAGCAATGGTTTAATGGTAATGAATAG